The Marinitoga litoralis genomic sequence AATGCCAGAATATGTAGTTTCAAGACTTCAGGATATTCTTAATGACAGAAAGAAATGTTTAAATGGAGCAAAAGTATTATTGCTTGGTGTAGCATATAAGAATGATATTGATGATTTAAGAGAATCACCAGCATTAAAGGTTATAGAACATTTAGAAAAGAAACATGCAGATATTATAATTCATGATCCATATATTCCTGAATTTACACATGAAGGAAAAGAATATAAGAGTGTTGAATTAACAAAAGAATTATTAGAAAGTGTAGATGCAGTTGTTTTAACTACAGCACATTCTAATGTTGATTACGAATTTGTATTAGAATATGCGCCATTCTTGTTTGATACAAAAAATAAGACAAAAAATATTGAAAAGAACAAGGATAAAGTGATATTGTTATAAAGGAGATGCAATTATGATTAGATTAGCTTTAATTGGTTGTGGAAGGATTGCGACAAAAAAGCACACAGAAGCTATTATAAAAAATAAGGAATTATTTGATCTTGTAGCAGTAGTTGATCCTGTAAAAGAAAAAGCAGAAAATGTAGCTAATATTATAGAAAATGCAGGATTAAAAAGGCCAGAAATATTTACCGATTATAATGAAGTAATAACACGAGAAGATATTGATATGGTAACTGTAGCAACAGAAAGTGGATATCATTATCAAATATCAATTGATGCTATGAAAAATAATAAGCATGTTTTAGTTGAAAAACCAATGGCGTTATCAACAAAAGATATGGATCATATGATTCAATTATCTAAAGAAAAAGATTTAAAATTAGGAGTATGTTTCCAAAATAGATTTAATCCACCTATTCAAGAAATGAGAAAAAAATTAGAAAATGGTGAGTTTGGAGATTTATTACACGGTCAAATATCAATTAGATGGAATAGAAATAAATCATATTATGAACAAGCTCCATGGAGAGGAACATGGGAACTTGATGGTGGTACATTGATGAATCAATGTACTCATGGAATAGATTTATTACAATGGACTTTTGGAGAAATAGAAGAAATAACAGGAAGGATTGAAAACTTCAATCATCCTTATATAGAAGCGGAAGACTTTGGAAGTGCTATAGTTAAATTCAAAAATGGTGCAGTAGGTATAATTGAAGGTACAGCAAATGTATATCCAAAAAATTTAGAAGAAACTTTATCAGTATTTGGTGAAAAAGGGACTGTGGTTATAGGTGGTCTTGCAGTAAATAAAATAGAAACATGGAGATTTGAAAATGAAGATTCACATCCATTCCAAAATTTACCAGATCCTGATACTGTATATGGTGCTGGTCATGTACCATTATATAGGGATTTCTATGATTCAATAGTAAACAACAGAAAACCATATGTTTCTGGTGAAGATGGAAAAAGAGCGGTAGAAATAGTATTAGCAATTTATAAATCAGCAAAAGAAGGAAAACCAGTTAAATTTCCTTTCGAATTTTCCACAGAAGAAATGAAAGGATTTTTTAAGAAGGTGGAAAAATGATATCAGAATATGCAAAGATTCATGACTCAGTAGAATTGGGACATAATATTGAAATAGAAGAGAATGTGATTATTGAAGAAGGGGTTAAATTAGGAAATAATGTGGTTGTTAAAAAAGATACAATAATAAGAAAAGGAAGCGTTATTGCAGATAATACAGTTTTAGGTAAAAAACCATTTAAAGCTTCAAATTCTGCAGTAACCCAAGAAAAAGAATTAGAACCGTTAATAATTGGAGAGTATGTAACTATAGGAGCTAATTGTGTAATATATAGAGGTGCGAAATTAAATAATTTTGTTTTTGTCGGTGATTTAGCTAGTATTAGAGAAGATGTGGAAATAGGTGAATATACTATTATTGGTAGAGGAGTTGCTGTTGAGAATAAAACAACTATAGGAAAAAAAGTAAAGATTGAAACAAATGCATACATAACAGCGTTATCTACAATAGAAGATTATTGTTTTGTAGCTCCTGAGGTTACATTTACCAATGATAATTTTTTAGGTAGAACAGAAGATAGAAAAAAATATTTTAAAGGTGCTACATTAAGAAAAGGAGCTAGAGTAGGCGCAAATTCTACAATATTACCAGGAATTGAAATAGGTGAAGATGCACTAGTAGCAGCAGGTTCAGTAGTAACTAAAGACGTTCCACCTAAAAAAATTGTTATAGGTAGTCCTGCAAAAATATTTAAGGATGTTCCAGAAGAGCAATTACTTGAAAATCAAAGTTACTATAATGAATAGCGGATGTATTATCCGCTATTTTTAATTTTAGTATCAACTTCTAACCATTCTATTGTATCTCTAATGGTATTAAATAAAGGTCTTGGATTATAACCTAACTCTTTTTCGGCTTTTTTATGAGAATATTTATAATATTTTTGTAATACTTGTACGCTATAAGGACTAAAAGATAAGTTTTTGTCTTTTGAAGATAGATAATTAAACAAGGCAAAATATGAAATAATATATGAGTTTATAGGAGATATAAATTTTATTTTATAGTTTTTTTCAGTAATTAAATTTAAATAAAAGAAGAATTTACGCATAGATATATTTTCTCCACTTAAAATATACTTTTCATTATCTTTTTTAGATGCTTTAATTATTCCTTCTACAACATCTCTCACATCAACAAAATCAAATGCACCATCAATTGAATATTTTATTTTTCCCTTTAAATAATCATGAAAAACCTTTGTTATTTCTGAATTTTTGTAATCATATGGACCTATTATTCCAGAAGGAAAAACAACAGTAGCATTAATTTCATTATTTTTTACAGCTTTTAAAACTTTTAAAGTAGCTAAAGCTTTAGATTTACCATATGCACCAGTAGTTTTTTTAGGATTAATAGGCGTATTTTCATCTATTGTAGCGCCTCTTTCAATTTCAGCAAAAGCATGAACAGAACTCACATACAATAATTTCTCAATTTTATTTTCTTTAATGGCATTAATAATATTTTCAACACCGCCTACATTTACTGAACGCACTAAATTATCTTTCCAAGGTAAAATTGAGATTATTGCAGCAAGATGATAAATACAATTAACTCCTTTACTTGCATTTTTTACATCATCATAATTTCTAATATCTCCATAATAGACTTCTATATTCATACCATCAAAAATACTTATATCATCATTTGGTAATACAAATATTCTTATTTTTTCTCCCATATCATATAATCTTTTTACTAAAATATTTCCTATATGCCCAGTGGCACCTGTGATTAAAATCATATTAATCACCTCTTAAATAGATATTTATAATCCTATAAAATCCATCTGAAATAACTTCAAGATCCTCTTTAGACGCTTTTGACATAAAGTCATTAAACATTATTTCAAAGTTTTTTAATGCTTCCCTATATACTTTTTTACCTTTTTCGGTTAATTCTATTAATATAATTCTTCTATCTTCTTTGCTTCTAATTCTCCTCACATAATTATTCCTTTCTAAATTATCAATAATATTAGTAATATTACTTTTTGTTGTTGAAAAATGTTCAGCAAGTAAGGTCATTTTTTGTGGTCCTTTTATACCAATATATAATACTATATAAAACTCTAATGTTTTTAATTTTTCAGCTTCTGAAAAGTCTGAAATTATTTTTGTGAAATTCGATATAAAATCAAAAGTAATTTCAAAAGTCTTTTTAAAATCTAATTCCATATAATCCCCTCCTTAATAGTCAATAATTTAGACTATTAAAAAATTAAATAGTTCAAAAAATAAACTTTTTTAAAAAATCAGGAATTTTCATTATAAATGTTAAAATATAAATAAATAAGTGATAAAATCATATATATCATTAAAATTAAAGTTTAAAAAGAATTAATCGATAAATATATAGATATATTTATTATTACTATTTTTTGTTATATGACTTTGTTATTTGTTTAGTTATTATTTGCTTTAAACATACCTAAACAATCTGTTTTTTTAAAAAAGTGAATGATTCTATTTATCTTCTAGTGTTGTAAATTTTATGAAACTAGGATTATATGAAAATTTAGATTCAGAAAACAACATTCAGATTTAGATTCTCATTTTTATCTGAATTATATCTAAATATACCTAGAAACACTATCATAAGTTTGTTGTACCATTTAAATTTAGTCCAGAAGCAAGGTTATATGTGAAGTATAAGGATGGATCTGTAAAAAATGGTATGATGAGAACAGATGGTAAAAAAATGTTGTATAATAATAGTGGGGAATATTTAAGAGATTTATCAAAACACACAAAGAATACTCTGTCTTCTATAAGGTGGAGATGAATTTGCAATTTTGGTACACTTATGTTATAACATTAGAGTTAATATATATATTGAAGGCGAAAAAATGATTTTGGAAACAAATAATCATTCTATCTTTAAATTAAATTACCACTTAGTTCTTGTAACTAAATACAGAAGAAAAGTTGTTAATGATACTATCTCAATGAGATTAATACAGATTTTTGAACGCATTGGAGAAAAATATCTTAAAAGAATGGAATCACGATCAAGACCATATACAAGTTTTGTTTTCTGCTCAACCTAATTCTGAATTATCTAAGTTCATTAATGCATATAAAAGTGCTTCATCAAGGATTATCAAAAAAGAATTTCATGTATATAAACT encodes the following:
- a CDS encoding NAD-dependent epimerase/dehydratase family protein gives rise to the protein MILITGATGHIGNILVKRLYDMGEKIRIFVLPNDDISIFDGMNIEVYYGDIRNYDDVKNASKGVNCIYHLAAIISILPWKDNLVRSVNVGGVENIINAIKENKIEKLLYVSSVHAFAEIERGATIDENTPINPKKTTGAYGKSKALATLKVLKAVKNNEINATVVFPSGIIGPYDYKNSEITKVFHDYLKGKIKYSIDGAFDFVDVRDVVEGIIKASKKDNEKYILSGENISMRKFFFYLNLITEKNYKIKFISPINSYIISYFALFNYLSSKDKNLSFSPYSVQVLQKYYKYSHKKAEKELGYNPRPLFNTIRDTIEWLEVDTKIKNSG
- a CDS encoding Gfo/Idh/MocA family protein; this translates as MIRLALIGCGRIATKKHTEAIIKNKELFDLVAVVDPVKEKAENVANIIENAGLKRPEIFTDYNEVITREDIDMVTVATESGYHYQISIDAMKNNKHVLVEKPMALSTKDMDHMIQLSKEKDLKLGVCFQNRFNPPIQEMRKKLENGEFGDLLHGQISIRWNRNKSYYEQAPWRGTWELDGGTLMNQCTHGIDLLQWTFGEIEEITGRIENFNHPYIEAEDFGSAIVKFKNGAVGIIEGTANVYPKNLEETLSVFGEKGTVVIGGLAVNKIETWRFENEDSHPFQNLPDPDTVYGAGHVPLYRDFYDSIVNNRKPYVSGEDGKRAVEIVLAIYKSAKEGKPVKFPFEFSTEEMKGFFKKVEK
- a CDS encoding N-acetyltransferase, with the translated sequence MISEYAKIHDSVELGHNIEIEENVIIEEGVKLGNNVVVKKDTIIRKGSVIADNTVLGKKPFKASNSAVTQEKELEPLIIGEYVTIGANCVIYRGAKLNNFVFVGDLASIREDVEIGEYTIIGRGVAVENKTTIGKKVKIETNAYITALSTIEDYCFVAPEVTFTNDNFLGRTEDRKKYFKGATLRKGARVGANSTILPGIEIGEDALVAAGSVVTKDVPPKKIVIGSPAKIFKDVPEEQLLENQSYYNE
- a CDS encoding MarR family winged helix-turn-helix transcriptional regulator, encoding MELDFKKTFEITFDFISNFTKIISDFSEAEKLKTLEFYIVLYIGIKGPQKMTLLAEHFSTTKSNITNIIDNLERNNYVRRIRSKEDRRIILIELTEKGKKVYREALKNFEIMFNDFMSKASKEDLEVISDGFYRIINIYLRGD